The DNA window AAGCCGTATGTTGGCTATGGGCATTGCGTACAACCGGGAGATCCATACCGCCGAGGCTGTCAACTCACCGAAAGGCAAGCCGATGCCCTCCTGCGTAAAGACCTACGGAAGTTCGTGTCGCTTTACAAGCACATGGGCGAGAAAAATGCAATCCTGCTCGGCACACTCGCTTACAATATCGGCCCCGGTGCGGTAAACAAATCAAGCGTTTACAGGAAACTGAAACGTGGCGATACCAACATCTACAAGGAATACACCTCCCACTGCCACTATAAAGGCAAATTCCATCGTCAACTCCACCAGCGTCGCCAGACGGAATATAAATTATTATTTTCAAATTTATAAAAAATGGTAGTAAATCATATTTTCAAGTATGGTTTACTGCCATATATTTTATATCTGCAAAATTATTTATCTTTGTAGAAAATTAAAATCTAAAATTAACATTCCTCAAATTAAGAATAGAATAAAAATGATACCCAAATTACCCATTTCCAAGAAGAAACGTCTTGTTATAATACAGTTTTTAGATGAAAACGAATGTAAAACGGGATATGTATTAGCTAATAATATTAGGCAATCATCACCATTTATAGGTAATGTTGATTATTTTTCGTCATCTAAGAAAGATGAAATTATTAACTATATATCTCAAGATATTCCACATATTATTAGGGAAGATGAAGAAGTCGCAGTATATATTGATACCCATGGATTTTCTTCATGTGATGGAATTGGACATAAGAAAGATTTTATTTCTTGGGATGAACTGGTATTAGCCATTAAGAATGCCGTAAATAAACTTAGGACACTTCCTATTATTATTTTGACTGCGTGTAATGGTATTAGTATTAAAAACACGATTAATCAATTAGATGAACCTATTTGCTCAAAGTTATATGCAGGAGATGGGATTATGTTAAATGGTCCGGTTATGGGAGGATTTTCTCGTCTGCTGAATGAGTCAGGATTAGAATTTGGAGAGAAGGAATTGGAAACACTTAATGAAGAGTTGGCTAAACGCGATAACCCTCCGTTTATTTGCATAGATTATAAGCCTTAAACGCCGCCTTTTGGCGGCCGAAATTTTTAACAAATTCATAAAAATCAGCGGTGCAACTCTATCACAGGGTTGCACCGCTTGGTGTATATTACGATTTGGCAAATATGCTTATTTCACATTCATTTCCTCAATGGTGACGGTGAGTCCGTTTCCGTCCTCATCACGCCATTCATAAACCGTGTCAAGGTCAAGTATAACCTCTCCCTTGTCTGCGGTGAAGTTCTCCATACCTTCCTCTATCTCAGTCCGCATCGCCTTTTTAGCGGTTGCGAAATCAGCATAGAGGGCGTGTGTATCGGTCGGTGGCTGGTCGTAATGCTCAATGAGAGTAGCCACAAGATAAAATGTAGTTTTCATTTCTTGCCTCCTTCCTTTGCTTTGAGCCATTCGTCACGCTTGCGTCTGCACTCTGCGAGGGTGGGAGCGACGCAGGAAAACAACTCGTTGTCGGTAT is part of the Duncaniella dubosii genome and encodes:
- a CDS encoding lysozyme, with the protein product MAFDKPYVGYGHCVQPGDPYRRGCQLTERQADALLRKDLRKFVSLYKHMGEKNAILLGTLAYNIGPGAVNKSSVYRKLKRGDTNIYKEYTSHCHYKGKFHRQLHQRRQTEYKLLFSNL